The following are from one region of the Arachis duranensis cultivar V14167 chromosome 10, aradu.V14167.gnm2.J7QH, whole genome shotgun sequence genome:
- the LOC107471186 gene encoding EID1-like F-box protein 2, translated as MILTKQYRCVHSASCQCIKGHLSEDVLFLVFHRLNWNPKLIATLSCVCKWFDDLAKRVLWKEFCRTRAPKMMLDLQSSGSHSIDGNWRPLGKLLTYCSGCKRGGLFKNIQIPGHFVYRTRFSRTSGKSFLLPQCRNDVLYVSDPCEHLDQGEEGDLGFFRGIFKSFATSNVRRMLNNKGARLHPTEFCPYCKAKLWSMLQANMIPQSASCRLGSYEDCIEYYVCLNGHMLGICTLLPLSESEEASEKD; from the coding sequence ATGATTCTGACAAAGCAATATAGGTGTGTACACTCAGCTAGTTGTCAATGCATCAAGGGGCATTTAAGTGAAGATGTGTTATTCTTGGTTTTTCATCGTTTGAATTGGAACCCCAAGCTAATTGCCACTCTGTCATGTGTGTGCAAATGGTTCGATGATCTTGCGAAGCGAGTACTGTGGAAGGAGTTTTGTCGAACAAGAGCTCCTAAGATGATGCTTGATCTGCAATCAAGCGGAAGCCATAGTATTGACGGAAACTGGAGGCCCCTAGGGAAGCTGCTTACATACTGTTCCGGATGCAAGAGAGGTGGTTTGTTCAAAAACATTCAGATCCCCGGTCACTTTGTATATCGGACTAGGTTTTCTAGAACATCAGGAAAGAGCTTTCTTTTACCACAGTGCAGAAATGATGTTTTATATGTGTCTGATCCTTGCGAACATCTTGACCAAGGTGAAGAAGGGGATTTAGGATTCTTCCGTGGAATTTTCAAGTCTTTTGCGACCTCGAATGTAAGGAGGATGCTTAATAACAAGGGTGCCAGGCTTCATCCAACAGAGTTTTGCCCCTATTGTAAGGCAAAGTTGTGGAGCATGCTGCAGGCTAACATGATCCCGCAAAGTGCTAGTTGCAGGTTGGGTTCATATGAAGATTGCATCGAGTATTATGTTTGCCTTAATGGGCACATGCTTGGGATCTGCACCCTGTTACCATTATCTGAATCAGAAGAGGCATCTGAGAAGGACTAA